The candidate division TA06 bacterium genome includes a window with the following:
- a CDS encoding ParA family protein: protein MAKIIAIANQKGGVGKTTTAINLAASLAVLEKTTLLVDLDPQANATSGLGQDKSLVERGVYDALMEGIPLSEIILPTALPKLKLAPSQIDLAGAEVEMVECQGREFLLKPQVESVIGNYQYIIIDCPPSLGLLTINALAAAHSVLIPLQAEYYALEGLGQLMNTFELVKEGLNPGLEMEGILLTMFDSRLNLAQQVAEELKKHFPDKIYKTVIHRSVRLAEAPSHGKPIILYDVNSQGAQGYLSLAREIIKKR from the coding sequence ATGGCCAAGATCATAGCCATAGCCAACCAAAAGGGCGGGGTGGGCAAGACCACCACCGCCATAAATCTGGCCGCCAGCCTGGCGGTGCTGGAAAAAACGACCTTACTGGTGGACCTGGACCCCCAGGCCAACGCCACCAGCGGCCTGGGCCAGGACAAGTCTCTGGTGGAGCGGGGCGTTTACGACGCGCTGATGGAGGGAATCCCGCTGTCCGAAATAATCCTGCCGACCGCATTGCCCAAGCTCAAGCTGGCCCCCTCGCAAATAGATTTGGCCGGGGCCGAGGTGGAAATGGTGGAGTGCCAGGGCCGGGAGTTTCTGCTGAAGCCCCAGGTGGAATCGGTAATCGGAAATTATCAGTATATCATAATAGACTGCCCGCCCAGCCTGGGCTTGTTGACCATCAATGCCCTGGCCGCCGCCCACAGCGTGCTAATCCCGCTCCAGGCCGAGTACTACGCGTTGGAGGGCCTGGGCCAGCTGATGAACACTTTTGAACTGGTGAAGGAGGGGCTGAATCCAGGGCTGGAGATGGAGGGGATCCTTTTGACCATGTTCGACAGCCGGCTGAACCTGGCCCAGCAGGTGGCCGAGGAACTGAAGAAACATTTCCCGGACAAGATCTACAAGACCGTGATCCACCGCAGTGTGAGGCTGGCCGAGGCCCCGTCCCACGGCAAGCCAATCATTTTATACGACGTGAACTCGCAGGGCGCCCAGGGGTATTTGAGCCTGGCCCGGGAGATAATAAAGAAGAGATAA